The segment AGTTTAGAAATTGCCATGAATATGTTGAACTCTGAAGCAGACTAAGGAGGGAAGGGGCAAAAGGAACTCGTTTTTGCTCCCCTTTTCCCTTAACCTGCGTCTTAGAATTGACGCGATCAATCTAGAGTACGGTTTGACCCAGTTTAACAGCTAAGGCTTTTTTGGCTTGTTCTCGATCATCAAAGTGAATTTTTTCAGTCCCCAAAATTTGATAATCTTCATGGCCTTTTCCGGCAATTAAAACCCCATCTCCCGGTTGTGCTTGTTGAATCGCCTGATCAATGGCGAGGGCGCGATCGCTAATAACCATGGGGTTTACCCCTTCAGGAATCCCCGCTAAAATATCCTCTAAAATTTGTTGCGGATCTTCAGTGCGGGGGTTATCGGAGGTCACAACGGAAACATCGGCTAGTTTAGCGGAAATCTGACCCATTAAAGGGCGTTTAGTGCGATCACGATCACCCCCACAGCCGAACACACAAATCATTTGACCCGGAATAAAAGGACGGGCGGCTTTGAGCAAGTTCTCTAGGCTATCGGGGGTATGGGCATAGTCCACAATGACGCTAATCTCTTGTTGATCGCTAATTTGCACCCGTTCCATGCGCCCCGGAACCCCCATAAACTGAGGCAATTGGTTAATGATTTGGTTGAGATCTAACCCCAGATGCACAACAGTCGCTACAGCAGCTAACAGGTTTGATAAATTAAATTGACCCACCAAAGGAGAGGTAAAGGGGATCGTTCCTTGGGGGGTGTGTAAGGTTCCCCCGACTCCAGTCGCTTGATAGGTCAGATCACTGGTATAAAAGTCGGCAGACGGATCACTAACGCTATAACTCCAGACTTGACCTTTGTCTAACCCCTGAATTAATCGCTGACCATAGGCATCATCTAGGTTAATAATCGCCCGTTTTGCCAAATAGTCTGGACTGAATAGCAAACTTTTGGCCGAAAAATAGTCTTCCATGTCTCGATGGTAGTCTAGATGATCCTGCGTCAAATTGCTGAACACCGCTACCTCAAACTGACACCCTTTAACCCGTCCTTGGGCTAAGGCATGGGAACTCACTTCCATGACACAATAGTGATTACCTGCATCCACGGCTTGGGCCAGTTGTTCCTGTAATTGGACAGCAAAAGGGGTAGTATGGGTGGCAGTTTGTTGAAACCCCTGCCAACGGGTGTATAACGTCCCTAATAGGGCAGTGGGATATTGGCTTTGGGTGAGGAAAAATTCAATTAAATGGGTAGTCGTCGTTTTACCGTTGGTTCCAGTGACCCCAATCATCTTTAATTGTTGGGTAGGATAATTATAAAAAGCCGTCGCTAGTTGGGCTGAGACGCTGATCATATCCTCAGCAATAATAACGCAAACATCAGGGGTTGGGGGAAAGTGGGCGGCTGCTTCGGGGGTAATAATTGCAGCGACAGCCCCCGCTTCGAGGGCACTTGTCCAAAATTGACCCCCATCGACTCGCGTCCCTGGCATTCCGATAAATAAATCTCCCTGTTGACAAGCATGGGAATTGGTGCAAAGGCCTTTAACTTCGCGTTGGAGGGAGGGGTGAGGGGGAATTTCTTGGATAGTAGGAACTTTGGCTAATAAATCTTGTAGCTTTACCATAGTAATTCTGACTTTTTATAACTTGGGTGAGGTTTAATGATCTGTTGTGAGAGATGTTAACAAAATTCTCTAACAAAGGTTTCGGGCTTTTGAGGCAAACCCTACTTAAGCTGTTGAGAAACACTGCTCCTCAAACCTTACCCGCGCATAGATAGATGACGCGATCGCACTCTAGCTATAATAGAAATCGCATTATTCTTGACTAGCCAATGTTTCCTGAGAAGCGTTAACATAAGTTAACAAGTGTTATCGTTTTGGACAAGTTCCTAGAGTGCCATAACTGAGAATCTTGATTCATTCCCTGGTATACATTCTCAAATTATCCCTATCCCTATCTTTACCGAAAGGAGACTAACAGCGTGAGCAAAAATAATAAAAAATGGCGTAATGCCGGACTATATGCACTATTGTTAATTGTTGTTTTAGCCTTAGCTTCCGCCTTTTTTGATCAACAGCCCCAAAGCCGAGAACCCCTGACCTATACCGAGTTTATTAATCAAGTAGAAAATAATCAAATCACCCGCGTTAGCCTAAGTGCTGATCGCGCCGAAGCCAGAGTCCCCAACCCCAACGGGGGAGCCCCCTTAGTGGTTAACTTACCCAATGATCCTGATTTAATCAACATTTTGACCAAACACAACGTTGATATCTCAGTTCAACCCCAAACCGACGAAGGGTTATGGTTTCGGGTAGCCAGTAGCCTCTTTCTCCCCATCCTACTCTTAGTCGGACTCTTCCTCCTTTTACGTCGTGCCCAAAGCGGCCCCGGTTCCCAAGCGATGAACTTTGGCAAGTCCAAAGCGCGAGTCCAAATGGAACCCCAAACCCAAGTTACCTTTGGCGATGTTGCAGGGATCGAACAAGCTAAACTCGAACTCGCTGAAGTCGTAGACTTCCTGAAAAACGCCGATCGCTTCACTGCCATTGGTGCAAAAATTCCCAAAGGAGTCCTCTTAGTTGGCCCTCCAGGGACGGGTAAAACCCTCTTAGCTAAAGCCGTCGCCGGAGAAGCCGGAGTCCCTTTCTTCTCCATCTCTGGGTCAGAATTTGTGGAAATGTTCGTCGGGGTGGGTGCATCTCGCGTTCGGGATCTCTTTGAACAAGCCAAAGCCAACGCCCCTTGTATCGTCTTCATCGATGAAATTGATGCCGTTGGTCGCCAACGGGGGGCTGGTTTAGGCGGTGGTAACGACGAACGGGAACAAACCCTCAACCAATTACTCACCGAAATGGACGGGTTTGAAGGCAATACCGGCATTATCATCATCGCTGCGACTAACCGTCCCGATGTCCTCGATGCTGCCCTATTGCGTCCGGGTCGTTTTGACCGTCAAGTGGTGGTTGATCGCCCCGACTATGCGGGTCGTCAGGAAATTCTCAAAGTTCACGCCCGTGGCAAAACCCTCTCCAAAGACATCGACCTCGATAAAATTGCCCGTCGTACCCCTGGCTTTACGGGGGCTGACCTCTCCAACCTGTTAAACGAAGCCGCTATTTTGGCTGCCCGTCGCAACTTGACCGAAATTTCCATGGATGAGGTCAATGACGCGATCGACCGCGTTTTAGCCGGTCCTGAGAAGAAAAACCGCGTCATGAGTGAGAAACGCAAGACTTTAGTGGCTTACCATGAAGCTGGCCACGCCCTAGTCGGTGCGTTGATGCCTGACTACGATCCTGTACAGAAAATTAGCATTATTCCCCGTGGTCGCGCGGGTGGGTTAACTTGGTTTACTCCTAGTGAAGATCGCATGGAGTCGGGGTTATATTCCCGTTCCTACCTGCAAAACCAGATGGCTGTCGCTTTAGGCGGTCGTGTTGCTGAAGAGATCATTTTTGGGGAAGAAGAAGTTACTACCGGGGCTTCTAATGACTTACAACAGGTCGCACGAGTTGCCCGTCAGATGGTGTCCCGGTTTGGTATGAGCGATCGCTTGGGACCTGTGGCCTTGGGACGGCAAAATGGCAATGTCTTCTTAGGTCGGGATATTGCTTCTGATCGGGACTTTTCTGATGAAACAGCAGCCGCGATCGATGAAGAAGTTCGTCAATTAGTCGATCAAGCTTACAAGCGGGCTAAGGATGTTTTGGTCAATAACCGTCACATCCTCGATAAATTAGCTCAAATGCTGGTGGAAAAAGAAACTGTTGATGCTGACGAATTACAGGAAATTTTGACCAGTAATGAAGTCAAAATGGCTGCCTTAGCCTAATAAGTCAAAATTTACCCTAGTTTCCCCCGTGAATTGAATTATTTCATGGGGGATTCCTTTTTTCAGTAATATTACTTAGCCTAAAGTGAACGTCGAGGGAAGTTTGGGTATCCGATGAGATTTTCACTACACCCCACACCCCACACCCTGTCTACACTTTAACCCCCTTGTCACCCTGTCAGTTATTAAGCTGTTGTGCATTTAAACTGGGTATAGTGGAAATCAGTAAAAATTGCCAATCTCTCTCCCCATCTCCCCCTCCCCCCCTCTCCCCCTCAGTCTCAACGACCAAATTAAATGATGAACAGCTTAAACCCAAGGATCAAGTTTAAATTCTTCGGCTAAAAAATCAATAAAACAAGTTATTTTTGCGGGATAAAAACGACTACGACGATAAACTGCATGAATGGGTAAAGAAGTGGGTTGATAATCTGATAAAACTACTTTAAGATCGCCTCGGTTAATTTCATCCCCAAACATCCAAACGGGAACAACGGCAATACCCAAATCTGATAATACAGCCGCCCGAATTGCTATAGAACTATTGGTCTGAAACTGTCCCCCGACTTGCACCTTAATAATGCCATCTTTTCCTTGAAAATGCCACTCATTACCAGTGCTTAAACGGGTATAAACAATACAATGATGATGCACTAATTCTTCTGGGGTTTGAGGTTCTCCTGCTTGCTCAAAATAACGTTTAGTTGCTACGGTAACACGCCGAGTTGTGCCGATACGATGACTAATCAGAGAGTTATCTTGGATATTACCAATGCGGATACAAAGATCTAACCCTTCTTCTACAATGTTGACAAAATAATCGGCCATCATGAGATCAATTTTAACATCAGGATAACGGCTAATAAAGGTTTTTAAACGAGGGACAATTTGCATTTGTCCAAACAGGACTGAACAGCCCAAGCGTAAGATGCCGATCGCCTGTTCTTTTCCTCTCAAACTTGCTTCGGCTTCAGCAACTGTTTCTAATATTTGTTGACAGTATTGATAATATTTTTTGCCCTCTTCCGTCAAACTTAAATTGGTTGTAGAACGAATTAGTAATTGCACCCCTAACTGTTTTTCCAGGGCAGCAATTTGCTTACTAATGGTTGGTTGAGTTGTCTGTTGTTCCCGCGCGACAGCCGAAAAACTATTGAGTTCGATCGCTCGAACAAAACTTTGCATACAGACAATCCGATCCATTATGTACTTATTCCCAAATGGCATATAACATATTCTATTTTGCCTACTTCCCCAAAAAAGTGAAATGGAGCATCATGGTTTTTAGAGTGCCATGTCAACCGTTTTCACTGCAAAAACAATAAGATGCTCAACTTCAAGTCCTTTAGTCCGTTATTGGCTCCTTTAGCCCTTGCTAGTGTCATCAGTCTAGGAGATGTCGCTATCGATAGTTTTGTCCCCCAATGGCAAAATACTGCGATCGCTGCCCCACAACTGACAGATGAACAAAAGATCGAGGTAGTGACCAAAAATAAGGGTCAAATCGGTAGTGGTGACCAATTACGGCGATTTTTCTACGGTGATTTATTACCTTTAGGAGTGCAACCCGGTGGAGCAGGAATGGTTGTCAATCTTTACAACAAGGCTAATGATGTGACCTTTTCCTATTGTGCAACCTATGATGTGGTTGTCGCGGTTAAAAGAGGCCAAGTAGCGATGTTTCCAGCCTCAGAAGTAAAGTAACCTCAGTTGAGGTTCACCCACAGTAGTAGATTATTTCATCTAAAATAGGGCAAATAGCTCTAGGTTCGCTGTGAGGGCTTTAGCCCGATCATAAGCTCTAAAGAGCTTACTATAAACCTAAATGCTCAAGCAACATTTTTAGATGAAATCGCCTAACGTCATTTCAAGTATTAATTTTTATTGATTTTTAAGGGCTTAACTGTGTTAAGCCCTTACTTAATTTTAGACATTTCGTGAAAAAGTAGTACTTGACTATTAATTTTGTTGAGCTACAGTAATGTGGAAAGAATCAATCAATTTAGCTATTAAAGTACAATAAATTACATAAAAAGGGCGAAAATCTTGAGTTTCTGGGTTTGGTGTTTGACTTTAATCCTATTCATTGTGTTGGAACTAGATGGGGTAGTCGGCTTGTCTAGAAATCGGACATTGGCTCAGAGTCCTAATTCCCCACGACTCCCACAACAGCCCGTCCCGTTTATTCTACCGCCGAAAGTCCCTGAACCTATCCCCATTCCCCAACCTCCTCCATCGACTCCCCTGGATATTCCCCCCGCAACGGTTCCTACTCCCACACAATTGCCTCAGCTACCGGGAAGCATTACCGTCATGCGCTTTGAGTTTGAAGGGAACACGGCTTTTCAGGATGAGGAATTAGCCCAAGTCACTGCACCGTTTACGAACAAACCGATCACCTTTATTCAACTGCTTGAAGCCGAAGCAGCCATCACTCAACACTATATCAAGGCCGGCTATCTCAATTCAGGGGCAGTTATCCAAGCCGGACAAGTCCTTTCTCCCAAGGAAGCGGTGGTCAAAATTCAAATCGTAGAAGGGGGGGTTGAAGAGATTCGCGTCACGATTGACGGACGATTAAACAGTGATTATGTCCGCAGTCGCTTAGCCATTGCTACCGCTAAACCGTTAAATCAAAACCGAATCCTAGAAGCCTTACAACTGTTACAACTAAATCCCCTAATCAAGACGATTTCAGCTAATTTATCGGCAGGAACTCGCCCAGAATTAAGTATTCTATCGGTGAAAGTCCAAGAAGCGGATACTTTTACAATGGGTCTTTTTGCCGATAATGGGCGTGTTCCTAGTATTGGTAGTGTAGAAAGGGGGATTAGCCTCAACCAAGGCAATTTATTAGGCTTTGGGGATAGTTTCACGCTAGAGTATAACAATACAAACGGTAGTAACGCGGTCTACGTTGACTATACTGTGCCCATCAATCCCTACAATGGCACAATTCAACTGATGGGTCGCATGACCAGTAGTGAGGTCATAGAGGAACCCTTTGATCGGTTGGATATTGAAGGAGACTCGGTTTATGTTGATTTGAGCTTGCGTCAACCCATCATTGAAACGCCTACCCAAGAATTAGCCATCGGACTTACTCTATCTCGTCAGCACAGTCAAACCAGTCTTTTAGGAGTAGGCTTTCCTTTGTCCCCTGGAGCCAATAATCGCGGAGAAACTCGGCTATCTGTATTACGATTGTTTCAAGAATGGACAAAACGCGGCTCTGAGGATGTTTTGGCTCTTCGTTCCCAGTTCAGTTTTGGGATAGATGCTTTTGATGCAACTATTAACGATCAACCCCCCGATGGTAAGTTTTTTGAGTGGCAAGGACAAGGACAATATGTGCGGTCTTTGGCTCCAGATAGTTTATTCGTGTTACGGTCTAATGTACAGTTAACCTCACGACCGTTGGTTCCTCTAGAGCAATACACTTTAGGGGGATTGTATAGTGTCCGAGGGTATCGACAGGATTTGTTTCAGACCGATAATGGGTTTTTTACCTCGGCAGAACTCCGTTTACCTGTTTTACGAATTGCTCAGGTTGAAGGACTACTGCAGGTCGTTCCTTTTGTGGATTTTGGGGTCGCTTGGAATGATGATGATAATATTATCCCCAATCCTTCCCC is part of the Rippkaea orientalis PCC 8801 genome and harbors:
- the ftsH3 gene encoding ATP-dependent zinc metalloprotease FtsH3, which gives rise to MSKNNKKWRNAGLYALLLIVVLALASAFFDQQPQSREPLTYTEFINQVENNQITRVSLSADRAEARVPNPNGGAPLVVNLPNDPDLINILTKHNVDISVQPQTDEGLWFRVASSLFLPILLLVGLFLLLRRAQSGPGSQAMNFGKSKARVQMEPQTQVTFGDVAGIEQAKLELAEVVDFLKNADRFTAIGAKIPKGVLLVGPPGTGKTLLAKAVAGEAGVPFFSISGSEFVEMFVGVGASRVRDLFEQAKANAPCIVFIDEIDAVGRQRGAGLGGGNDEREQTLNQLLTEMDGFEGNTGIIIIAATNRPDVLDAALLRPGRFDRQVVVDRPDYAGRQEILKVHARGKTLSKDIDLDKIARRTPGFTGADLSNLLNEAAILAARRNLTEISMDEVNDAIDRVLAGPEKKNRVMSEKRKTLVAYHEAGHALVGALMPDYDPVQKISIIPRGRAGGLTWFTPSEDRMESGLYSRSYLQNQMAVALGGRVAEEIIFGEEEVTTGASNDLQQVARVARQMVSRFGMSDRLGPVALGRQNGNVFLGRDIASDRDFSDETAAAIDEEVRQLVDQAYKRAKDVLVNNRHILDKLAQMLVEKETVDADELQEILTSNEVKMAALA
- a CDS encoding LysR family transcriptional regulator; protein product: MQSFVRAIELNSFSAVAREQQTTQPTISKQIAALEKQLGVQLLIRSTTNLSLTEEGKKYYQYCQQILETVAEAEASLRGKEQAIGILRLGCSVLFGQMQIVPRLKTFISRYPDVKIDLMMADYFVNIVEEGLDLCIRIGNIQDNSLISHRIGTTRRVTVATKRYFEQAGEPQTPEELVHHHCIVYTRLSTGNEWHFQGKDGIIKVQVGGQFQTNSSIAIRAAVLSDLGIAVVPVWMFGDEINRGDLKVVLSDYQPTSLPIHAVYRRSRFYPAKITCFIDFLAEEFKLDPWV
- a CDS encoding UDP-N-acetylmuramoyl-L-alanyl-D-glutamate--2,6-diaminopimelate ligase, with product MVKLQDLLAKVPTIQEIPPHPSLQREVKGLCTNSHACQQGDLFIGMPGTRVDGGQFWTSALEAGAVAAIITPEAAAHFPPTPDVCVIIAEDMISVSAQLATAFYNYPTQQLKMIGVTGTNGKTTTTHLIEFFLTQSQYPTALLGTLYTRWQGFQQTATHTTPFAVQLQEQLAQAVDAGNHYCVMEVSSHALAQGRVKGCQFEVAVFSNLTQDHLDYHRDMEDYFSAKSLLFSPDYLAKRAIINLDDAYGQRLIQGLDKGQVWSYSVSDPSADFYTSDLTYQATGVGGTLHTPQGTIPFTSPLVGQFNLSNLLAAVATVVHLGLDLNQIINQLPQFMGVPGRMERVQISDQQEISVIVDYAHTPDSLENLLKAARPFIPGQMICVFGCGGDRDRTKRPLMGQISAKLADVSVVTSDNPRTEDPQQILEDILAGIPEGVNPMVISDRALAIDQAIQQAQPGDGVLIAGKGHEDYQILGTEKIHFDDREQAKKALAVKLGQTVL
- a CDS encoding ShlB/FhaC/HecB family hemolysin secretion/activation protein — protein: MSRNRTLAQSPNSPRLPQQPVPFILPPKVPEPIPIPQPPPSTPLDIPPATVPTPTQLPQLPGSITVMRFEFEGNTAFQDEELAQVTAPFTNKPITFIQLLEAEAAITQHYIKAGYLNSGAVIQAGQVLSPKEAVVKIQIVEGGVEEIRVTIDGRLNSDYVRSRLAIATAKPLNQNRILEALQLLQLNPLIKTISANLSAGTRPELSILSVKVQEADTFTMGLFADNGRVPSIGSVERGISLNQGNLLGFGDSFTLEYNNTNGSNAVYVDYTVPINPYNGTIQLMGRMTSSEVIEEPFDRLDIEGDSVYVDLSLRQPIIETPTQELAIGLTLSRQHSQTSLLGVGFPLSPGANNRGETRLSVLRLFQEWTKRGSEDVLALRSQFSFGIDAFDATINDQPPDGKFFEWQGQGQYVRSLAPDSLFVLRSNVQLTSRPLVPLEQYTLGGLYSVRGYRQDLFQTDNGFFTSAELRLPVLRIAQVEGLLQVVPFVDFGVAWNDDDNIIPNPSPNALASVGLGWQWQMGDNFTARLDWAIPLTDLEEGGERSPYEDFHFTLNYRFF